One genomic window of Elaeis guineensis isolate ETL-2024a chromosome 2, EG11, whole genome shotgun sequence includes the following:
- the LOC105038530 gene encoding GDSL esterase/lipase At1g31550, which produces MPCSDIFTTYQFLFVPACSVLNHLNSSPFTQSPKDPSSFLSPMNHSTHISLLPALLLLLPLLSSSHPATTTCYTSVFSFGDSLADTGNLLRYLGKKNIDVGRLPYGETYFRRPTGRFCDGRLVVDFIAQAMGLPLLPPYLARRSGHGFRQGANFAVAGATAIENGFFMEKGLHVPWSNNSLGIQIEWFRQLLPSLCSSDSDCNVMFQNSLFLVGEIGGNDYNYPFLQARALDEVISYVPPVMDAISSAITALIELGARTLVVPGNFPIGCNSAYLTVFHSNRSEDYDAFGCIKWLNKFSRYHNNQLRVVLKRIRQRNPHATVIYADYYSAAMSMFRSPQLSGFRSSPLPACCGGGGPYNFNSFLQCGNPGSNVCADPSSYVTWDGMHMTEAAYRKIATGLLEGPNAVPPILNTCPRTKQKTSRPHYVLLDDDILDG; this is translated from the exons ATGCCTTGTTCTGATATATTTACCACTTACCAGTTCTTGTTTGTACCTGCCTGCTCCGTTCTAAATCATCTCAATTCCTCACCCTTCACCCAATCACCCAAAGACCCCTCTTCATTTCTATCTCCAATGAACCACTCCACCCATATCTCCCTTCTCCCTgcacttctcctcctcctcccccttctTAGCTCCTCCCACCCGGCCACCACCACCTGCTACACTTCCGTCTTCAGCTTCGGTGACTCCCTCGCCGACACCGGAAACTTACTCCGCTACCTTGGCAAGAAAAATATCGATGTCGGCCGACTCCCATATGGCGAGACCTACTTCCGTCGCCCCACCGGCCGGTTCTGCGATGGCCGATTGGTTGTCGACTTCATCG CTCAAGCAATGGGACTTCCACTCTTGCCGCCGTACCTCGCCCGGCGAAGCGGCCATGGGTTCCGGCAAGGAGCGAATTTCGCCGTGGCCGGGGCCACCGCGATAGAAAATGGCTTCTTTATGGAGAAAGGGCTCCACGTCCCGTGGTCGAACAACTCGTTGGGTATCCAGATAGAATGGTTCAGGCAACTGCTGCCCTCGCTTTGCTCCTCAGATTCAG ACTgcaatgtcatgtttcaaaattctCTCTTCCTGGTGGGGGAGATCGGAGGGAACGATTACAATTACCCATTCCTCCAAGCAAGAGCTCTGGACGAAGTAATTTCCTATGTTCCGCCAGTGATGGATGCCATTAGCTCAGCAATTACG GCGTTGATTGAGCTTGGTGCACGAACATTGGTGGTGCCCGGGAACTTCCCAATTGGATGCAATTCTGCCTATCTGACAGTTTTCCACAGCAACAGAAGTGAAGATTATGACGCGTTTGGATGCATCAAATGGTTGAATAAGTTCTCGAGATACCATAACAACCAACTCCGAGTGGTATTGAAGCGGATCCGTCAACGTAACCCTCACGCCACTGTAATCTATGCCGACTATTATAGTGCAGCCATGAGCATGTTTAGGTCTCCGCAACTCTCTG GTTTCCGTAGTTCGCCTTTACCTGCGTGCTGTGGAGGTGGTGGACCTTACAATTTTAACTCTTTCTTGCAATGTGGAAATCCGGGCTCAAACGTCTGCGCCGATCCCTCAAGTTACGTCACTTGGGACGGAATGCACATGACTGAAGCGGCTTACAGGAAGATTGCCACTGGCTTACTAGAAGGACCGAATGCTGTTCCTCCTATCCTCAACACTTGCCCCAGAACAAAACAGAAAACCTCTAGGCCCCACTATGTATTGTTGGATGATGATATATTGGATGGATGA
- the LOC105038522 gene encoding GDSL esterase/lipase At1g28650 isoform X2: protein MAASTFHLLLQLSSLLTLLFLQNVHTATTSCCTSIFSFGDSLADTGNFLYSSRDNPRAIARLPYGETYFHRPTGRYTDGRLIIDFIAQDIGIPLVPPYLEGPGDHGFRQGVNFAVAGATALDNDFFREKGLDISWTEYSLGTQIEWFKQLLPSLCSSSSDCKGILSSSLFLMGEIGGNDYNHPFFQGRTVDEIRTFVPSVISAISSAINVLIQLGAKTMVVPGNFPIGCVSRYLQTFQSQRKEDYDSETGCIKWLNEFAEYHNRLLVDELDHLRQLHPHVTIIYADYYEALLHIFRFPTQFGFKEPPLAACCGAGGPYNVFVACGDRAATVCNDPSKYVCWDGIHLTEAAYGTIAQGLLEGSYATPPITQACAHIRQSAAHSLHPMQ, encoded by the exons ATGGCCGCCTCCACCTTCCATCTCTTGCTTCAACTCTCATCCCTCCTAACTCTCCTCTTTCTTCAAAACGTCCACACGGCCACCACCTCATGCTGCACCTCTATCTTTAGCTTCGGCGACTCCCTTGCCGACACCGGCAACTTTCTCTACTCCTCCAGAGACAACCCCAGAGCCATCGCCCGGCTTCCATACGGCGAGACTTACTTCCATCGCCCCACCGGCCGGTACACCGATGGGCGACTCATCATCGATTTCATTG CACAAGACATCGGAATCCCGCTCGTGCCACCGTATCTAGAAGGGCCTGGCGATCATGGATTCCGGCAAGGGGTTAACTTTGCGGTGGCAGGGGCGACGGCACTCGACAACGACTTCTTTAGGGAGAAGGGACTCGATATTAGTTGGACCGAGTACTCATTGGGCACTCAAATTGAGTGGTTCAAGCAACTGCTGCCTTCCCTCTGCTCCTCGAGTTCGG ACTGCAAAGGCATCTTAAGCAGCTCGCTTTTCCTCATGGGGGAAATAGGAGGCAACGACTACAATCATCCATTCTTCCAAGGAAGAACCGTGGATGAGATACGGACCTTTGTTCCCAGCGTCATCTCTGCCATTAGCTCAGCTATCAAT GTTTTGATCCAACTTGGGGCAAAGACAATGGTTGTACCTGGTAATTTCCCAATCGGATGCGTCTCCCGGTATCTTCAAACCTTCCAAAGCCAAAGGAAAGAAGACTATGACTCGGAAACGGGTTGCATCAAGTGGCTGAATGAGTTCGCGGAATACCACAATCGACTACTTGTAGATGAGCTGGATCACCTTCGGCAACTTCACCCGCATGTCACCATCATCTATGCTGACTATTACGAAGCCTTGCTCCACATTTTCCGTTTTCCAACACAATTTG GATTTAAAGAGCCACCTCTGGCGGCATGCTGTGGAGCCGGGGGTCCCTATAATGTCTTTGTGGCGTGCGGAGATCGAGCGGCCACGGTTTGCAATGATCCATCAAAATACGTGTGCTGGGACGGAATACACCTAACGGAGGCAGCTTACGGGACGATTGCGCAAGGCCTATTGGAAGGATCATACGCCACTCCTCCCATTACCCAAGCATGCGCACACATAAGGCAGAGTGCCGCTCACAGCCTGCATCCAATGCAGTGA
- the LOC105038522 gene encoding GDSL esterase/lipase At1g28650 isoform X1 — MAASTFHLLLQLSSLLTLLFLQNVHTATTSCCTSIFSFGDSLADTGNFLYSSRDNPRAIARLPYGETYFHRPTGRYTDGRLIIDFIAQDIGIPLVPPYLEGPGDHGFRQGVNFAVAGATALDNDFFREKGLDISWTEYSLGTQIEWFKQLLPSLCSSSSDCKGILSSSLFLMGEIGGNDYNHPFFQGRTVDEIRTFVPSVISAISSAINVLIQLGAKTMVVPGNFPIGCVSRYLQTFQSQRKEDYDSETGCIKWLNEFAEYHNRLLVDELDHLRQLHPHVTIIYADYYEALLHIFRFPTQFGMMGVPVGFKEPPLAACCGAGGPYNVFVACGDRAATVCNDPSKYVCWDGIHLTEAAYGTIAQGLLEGSYATPPITQACAHIRQSAAHSLHPMQ, encoded by the exons ATGGCCGCCTCCACCTTCCATCTCTTGCTTCAACTCTCATCCCTCCTAACTCTCCTCTTTCTTCAAAACGTCCACACGGCCACCACCTCATGCTGCACCTCTATCTTTAGCTTCGGCGACTCCCTTGCCGACACCGGCAACTTTCTCTACTCCTCCAGAGACAACCCCAGAGCCATCGCCCGGCTTCCATACGGCGAGACTTACTTCCATCGCCCCACCGGCCGGTACACCGATGGGCGACTCATCATCGATTTCATTG CACAAGACATCGGAATCCCGCTCGTGCCACCGTATCTAGAAGGGCCTGGCGATCATGGATTCCGGCAAGGGGTTAACTTTGCGGTGGCAGGGGCGACGGCACTCGACAACGACTTCTTTAGGGAGAAGGGACTCGATATTAGTTGGACCGAGTACTCATTGGGCACTCAAATTGAGTGGTTCAAGCAACTGCTGCCTTCCCTCTGCTCCTCGAGTTCGG ACTGCAAAGGCATCTTAAGCAGCTCGCTTTTCCTCATGGGGGAAATAGGAGGCAACGACTACAATCATCCATTCTTCCAAGGAAGAACCGTGGATGAGATACGGACCTTTGTTCCCAGCGTCATCTCTGCCATTAGCTCAGCTATCAAT GTTTTGATCCAACTTGGGGCAAAGACAATGGTTGTACCTGGTAATTTCCCAATCGGATGCGTCTCCCGGTATCTTCAAACCTTCCAAAGCCAAAGGAAAGAAGACTATGACTCGGAAACGGGTTGCATCAAGTGGCTGAATGAGTTCGCGGAATACCACAATCGACTACTTGTAGATGAGCTGGATCACCTTCGGCAACTTCACCCGCATGTCACCATCATCTATGCTGACTATTACGAAGCCTTGCTCCACATTTTCCGTTTTCCAACACAATTTG GGATGATGGGTGTGCCTGTAGGATTTAAAGAGCCACCTCTGGCGGCATGCTGTGGAGCCGGGGGTCCCTATAATGTCTTTGTGGCGTGCGGAGATCGAGCGGCCACGGTTTGCAATGATCCATCAAAATACGTGTGCTGGGACGGAATACACCTAACGGAGGCAGCTTACGGGACGATTGCGCAAGGCCTATTGGAAGGATCATACGCCACTCCTCCCATTACCCAAGCATGCGCACACATAAGGCAGAGTGCCGCTCACAGCCTGCATCCAATGCAGTGA